The following is a genomic window from Gymnodinialimonas ceratoperidinii.
CCGCCGGCGCATTCGCCATGCTCTTTGGTGCCGTGAACTGGATGCACTCGGGCTCGCCCTGGCTGTTCCTCGCGGGCTTTGTCGCCGTGCTCTACGTCATGTTCGCCTGGTGGTCGGATGTCGTGACCGAAAGCGGCGAGGGCGATCACACGCCGGTCGTGCGCATCGGCCTGCGTTACGGCTTCATCATGTTCATCATGTCCGAGGTGATGTTCTTCGTGGCCTGGTTCTGGGCGTTCTTCAAGCACACCATCTACTCGATGGACACCTATGAAGCCTCGACCTACCTGCCGCCGGAGATCCACCAGGTCGACCCGTTCCACCTGCCGCTGATCAACACGCTGGTCCTGCTGCTGTCGGGCTGCCTCGTGACCTGGGCGCACCACGTGCTGGTCCACGGCGGGCCGCGCAAGGACATCGAGTATGGCCTTCTGGGTGCGGTGATCCTCGGCCTCGCCTTCACCGGCTTGCAGGCCTTCGAATATTGGGAGCTGATCGTTCACGACGGCTGGCAGTTCGGCGGCCCCGATGGCGACCGCTTCTACTCCACCTTCTTCATGGCCACGGGCTTCCACGGCTTCCACGTGATCATCGGCACGATCTTCCTGTTCATCTGCTACCTGCGGGTGCGCAAGGGTCACTTCACCGCCGAGCAGCACATCGGCTTCGAGGCCGCCGCCTGGTACTGGCACTTCGTCGACGTGGTGTGGCTGTTCCTCTTCGTGGCGGTCTACATCTGGGGCCAGTAACCTCGGGTGTGTTGGACGGGGCCGGACGGGGGAGGCGACGGAGCCCACCCGCCCACCCCTCCGCCGCCTCCCCCTCTCACCCATGCACGTTGCGGGTGTGGTGAGGTCGGGGATCCGTACTTGGAAAAAGGTGAAGACAAGGCCTGCCGCATGGTGGGCCTTTTGAATGAGAGGGGACGCCATGTCGCGTCGGGTAATTTCAGTCCTGATTTTCGGATTGGTGGGCGCGGGTCTGCTGGTGGCGCTTGGCCTGTGGCAGCTGCAACGCCTCGCGTGGAAAGAGGCCGTGCTGGCCGAAATCTCGGCGCGGATCGAGGCGGCACCCGTGGGTCTTCCCGATGTCTTCGACCGCGACGCCGACCGCTATCTGCCGGTGCGCGTCGAGGGGCGCTTCGCGGGCGATCCGGTGCGGGTGTTGGTCAGCATGCAGGGGGCGGGGCCGGGCTACCGGGTGATTACCCCGTTCGAGAGTGCGGGCCAGCGCATCATGGTCGACCGGGGGTTTCTGGCGGAAGGTGTCGCCATGCCCGATGCGCCGGACGGAGAGATCACCCTTGTGGGCAACCTGCATTGGCCCGACGAGGTGGACGGATTCACGCCGGCGCCGGACCTGGGCCGCAACATCTGGTACGCGCGGGACGTGGACGCCTTGGCGGCGCACCTGTCGGCCGAGCCGGTCTTGGTCATCGCGCGGGAATTGTCGGTTTCAGATGCCCCGCTGACGCCCTTGCCGGTGACGATCGAGGGCATCCCGAACAATCATCTGGGCTATGCGATCCAGTGGTTCGGCCTCGCCCTCGTATGGTTGGGGATGACAGCGTTCCTGCTCTGGCGTATCACGCGACGAAGTGTTTGAGGGAGCCTGAAGTGCAATATGTTTCGACCCGGGGGCGGGCGCCCGTCCTCTCTTTTGAAGAGGCCATGCTGACAGGTCTTGCGCGTGATGGCGGGCTCTACGTGCCGGCGGAAATTCCGCAGATGTCCCAAGGCGACATCGCCGCGCTGGCGGGGCTCTCCTACGAGGAGATCGCCTTCCGCGTGATGCGGCCCTTCGTGGGCGATACCTTCGGGGATGACGAATTCGCCGAGCTGATCGAGAAGGCCTACGCGGGCTTTGGCCATGCCGCGCGCGCGCCACTCAAGCAATTGCAGGACAACCATTTCCTGCTGGAGCTGTTCCACGGGCCGACGCTGGCCTTCAAGGACTTCGCCATGCAGTTGATCGGGCAGATGTTCCAGGCGGCGCTGAGCCGGCGCGGCGAGCGGGTGACCATCGTGGGGGCGACCTCGGGCGATACCGGCTCGGCCGCGATGGAGGCATTTCGCGGCCTCGACGCGGTCGACGTCTTCATTCTTTTCCCCCATGGCCGGGTCTCGGACGTGCAGCGCCGCCAGATGACCACCGTGTCCGAGGCCAACGCCCATGCGCTGGCGCTGACCGGCGATTTCGACGATTGTCAGGCGCGGCTGAAGGACATGTTCAACCATTTCGACTTCCGCGACCGAGTGCGGCTGGCGGGGGTGAACTCGATCAACTGGGCGCGGGTGCTGGCGCAGGTCGTCTATTACTTCTCCTCCGCCGTGTCGCTCGGGGCGCCGCATCGGCCCGTCTCCTTCTGCGTGCCGACGGGCAATTTCGGCGACATTTTTGCGGGCTACATCGCCAAGCGCATGGGGCTGCCGATCGACAAGCTGGTGATCGCGACGAACCAGAATGACATCC
Proteins encoded in this region:
- a CDS encoding SURF1 family protein; the protein is MSRRVISVLIFGLVGAGLLVALGLWQLQRLAWKEAVLAEISARIEAAPVGLPDVFDRDADRYLPVRVEGRFAGDPVRVLVSMQGAGPGYRVITPFESAGQRIMVDRGFLAEGVAMPDAPDGEITLVGNLHWPDEVDGFTPAPDLGRNIWYARDVDALAAHLSAEPVLVIARELSVSDAPLTPLPVTIEGIPNNHLGYAIQWFGLALVWLGMTAFLLWRITRRSV
- the thrC gene encoding threonine synthase; its protein translation is MQYVSTRGRAPVLSFEEAMLTGLARDGGLYVPAEIPQMSQGDIAALAGLSYEEIAFRVMRPFVGDTFGDDEFAELIEKAYAGFGHAARAPLKQLQDNHFLLELFHGPTLAFKDFAMQLIGQMFQAALSRRGERVTIVGATSGDTGSAAMEAFRGLDAVDVFILFPHGRVSDVQRRQMTTVSEANAHALALTGDFDDCQARLKDMFNHFDFRDRVRLAGVNSINWARVLAQVVYYFSSAVSLGAPHRPVSFCVPTGNFGDIFAGYIAKRMGLPIDKLVIATNQNDILHRAMVSGGYTTEGVTPSISPSMDIQVSSNFERALFDAYDRDGEAVAQLMEELKSGGGFKISQGAIGRLRETFASGRVSEEETSAMIARALPEMGELLCPHSAIGVDVAQDFLGKVPMVTLATAHPAKFPDAVEAASGIRPGLPPRMADLFDKPERVQRVENDLAALEQVIEGGIRP
- a CDS encoding cytochrome c oxidase subunit 3, with product MAHVKRHDYHILPPSIWPLMGAAGAFAMLFGAVNWMHSGSPWLFLAGFVAVLYVMFAWWSDVVTESGEGDHTPVVRIGLRYGFIMFIMSEVMFFVAWFWAFFKHTIYSMDTYEASTYLPPEIHQVDPFHLPLINTLVLLLSGCLVTWAHHVLVHGGPRKDIEYGLLGAVILGLAFTGLQAFEYWELIVHDGWQFGGPDGDRFYSTFFMATGFHGFHVIIGTIFLFICYLRVRKGHFTAEQHIGFEAAAWYWHFVDVVWLFLFVAVYIWGQ